GATGCTTTCGCTAATGACTACAATGATGACGCTTTTATCAGTATAACCGGTGAAGTAATGTCGTTGGCTGACAAATTGAAGACGGAGCTGGATAGTCGAAAGGAAAGGTTTTTGGATGCCGCAACATCTCTTGCCAAGAAGGTCTTGCCTATACTTGGTAAAGCTGCTGTAAAAGCTGCTACATGTAATATAATTACCGACAAGAATTTTGAAGATGTATCAAAAGCTATGTCAGATTCCTTTGCAAACCTTGCAGAAACTGAGTTACGCTCGTTTATAGCCCAGTATGGAAAAAACAAAGAGTTGGTGAGCGAGTTTAAAAACTCTCTTACAAGTTTAGCAATGATGCTAAGAGAGTCAAAGGCTTCTGAGAAGCCTCTTGTTTTCATCATTGATGAGCTGGATAGATGTAAACCGCCTTTTGCATTAAGTCTCCTGGAAAGGATAAAGCATTTTTATTCTATCAAAGGCATTCATTTCCTGCTTGTCGCAGATATGAGACAACTTGAAAACTCGGTGATGTACAGCTATGGATCTTCAATAGATTCAAAGAGATATCTTCAAAAATTCTACAATCTTGTCGAAAGATTTCCCTCAAAGGATGAACGTAGGCAAAGTGACGTAAGAACCTTCTTAACTAACGTTTATGAGGGCTTGCCAGATGATTCCCAGGATGGTGAATATAAAAATCAAATTATAGAGACTCTTGAAGCAATTTCGTTGCAGAAAGGGTTTACACTTAGGACAGTGGAGAAAATTTCTTCCCATGTCGCGTTGCTACTGTTGAAAACTAATCATAACACACTTAGGATTTCCACCATAATGACTTGCCTCTGCGCATTAAAGGTGGAGCAGCCCAGTTTGTATGAGCGTGCGCAAAAGAAGCTTATCAGCTTTGAAGAATTGGACGATTACTTCAAATTTAACTTGTGGAGAACAGATGAACACAGCATAAAATTTGCTGTTGACTGGTGGAAGTTCTGTGTTCTTCCCTCATTGGAGGGCGACAACGAGGAACTTAATGATTTTTCAAAACATCTGCATCGATATGGCATCAGAAACAGGAAAGATATAATTCCAGTGCTTTGTCGGCTTCTGGATGGAACAAAATTTGTTTCAGACAAGTAGATACTGAAAGTTAACACTCAGGGCACTCATATCCTTTGGAGAATAGGGCTCCTGAAATAGCCAGGAGCCCCTTTGAAACCTATTCCTGCTCCTGGCACTGCTTCTGGCTCTCTTCCTGCTGTTCATCATCCATCACGTCGCCAAACCTCATGAACTGGTGCAGGCGTCCGCCTTCTTCATCCATGAGTTTCATAAAATCCTCGGCGAGCTTCAATTCCTGATAATCTACCAACCCTTGCTCCAACTCTTTTATAAGCCCAACGGCAAGCATTCCCCCCGCAACATGTTCAGGAGAAACCCCATAGAATTCAGCATAGTTGGTTATGACTTCTTGAAGTTTATCACTTATCAAAACGGTGATGGTTCCATTTGGAAATTGCTTTATTCCGTGTAGAATATCAGCACCTTGGGTAAGTGTAAATTCGATTACTTCTTTATCTGTCTTTTTTATCATAAAAATCTCCTTTATATTTTCAAATATTTACTATCAGCAGCCCGCTATCATTGACTATCCTGCTTTTCCATCTCCGCATGAGAGGATTTCAGCAAGCAACTTTTCCACATATTGAACAGTGATAGGCTTGCCGTTCTCAGCATAGAAGCCTTTTTCATTCAACACACTTGCTATTTTGTCTGGCTCCATTGGTAGCAGTGGCTCTATTTCCAGCATGATAAGTCTTCGGTGTGTCTTCTTTGCAACAAGGTCATTTGGGTCAAGAAGCCCATGGAAATCCAGGAGAAACTTTACCTTGTAGACCATCCATTTTCCACCAAGCGGAGCGGGGATGTTCCTTGAATTGAGGATGTCTGCAATATCATTTGGATGATGAACAGCAAGTTCTCTCGCAACGTTTCCCAAGACGGCGAGGATACGATTTTCCTTTGAGCCCATAAGTGAAATACCCTTGGATAATGAGGTTTCAAGATGATGTTTCAAAGGTGAGCATTTATCACATAGGGAATGTAATTGGTTCTTTGATTTTACATCATCACTTCCAGGCGCATTACATATGCAGCATTTGTTGACTTTGCTTGATGCTGTTGGTTTCCATCCTCTTGATGTAAAACGCTGCTCATAATAGTCTTTCTGCTGTTCATACAGCTCATCATCCCATTCTGACCATTTTCCGTTTCCATATTCTGTTGGTAGCATTTTTTTTCTCCATCAAATCTGAATTTCACTCCTGTATTTATTCAATAGTAATCAACAAAATTATAAAAATGTGTGTCGTTTGAGCACACTTTTATAAATAGTACAGACTGGAAT
This genomic window from Desulfocurvibacter africanus subsp. africanus DSM 2603 contains:
- a CDS encoding KAP family P-loop NTPase fold protein, with product MKLFPPEIEVGEDEGFEPSKDIFKRKEYGEYLARLFSVVEDPMVVVLDEPWGSGKTTFVKMLAGHLRNESFPVIYYDAFANDYNDDAFISITGEVMSLADKLKTELDSRKERFLDAATSLAKKVLPILGKAAVKAATCNIITDKNFEDVSKAMSDSFANLAETELRSFIAQYGKNKELVSEFKNSLTSLAMMLRESKASEKPLVFIIDELDRCKPPFALSLLERIKHFYSIKGIHFLLVADMRQLENSVMYSYGSSIDSKRYLQKFYNLVERFPSKDERRQSDVRTFLTNVYEGLPDDSQDGEYKNQIIETLEAISLQKGFTLRTVEKISSHVALLLLKTNHNTLRISTIMTCLCALKVEQPSLYERAQKKLISFEELDDYFKFNLWRTDEHSIKFAVDWWKFCVLPSLEGDNEELNDFSKHLHRYGIRNRKDIIPVLCRLLDGTKFVSDK